The genomic window CCCTAACATCCTCTCTATATAATCGAATGACTACACCAGGTGATTCACACCAGGCCTTCAGAACCAAATCTTAAACGTCTAATTCTTGGGACATCTTTCATTGTTTATGTACCTACATGATAATGAGAAAATCACCAGGGTAAATGTATGAACTACCAATGTGTGTGGGTCACTTGCCTTTTGTCTTTCTTCGGAGCCTTCTTTGCAAGCTTAGCAGTTTGTGCAGCAGCATCTGCTGAAGCAGCTTCTGGAGTTGCTCGTAGAATCTCACATATGAGTTGTTGGCATTCACTCTTCATCAATTAACACATAGAATTTCAATAAGCGTAAGTATGAGAATCCAAACATTTAGCTTCACGACAAATTAGATATTTGGAGTATAATAGCAAACCTGTAAGACTGTCAAGGGAAAACTGATAGTGTAGCCTCCAGTAGCTTGGGATGCTTCAGACTCGGTGTTCCAATTCACATCAGTAGGCAATGACCTTGGTGTGTTAATGTCATGTTGTGAAGCCTTCATCTCCAAAAGCTCTCCAATAACAACATGATTTTCTATAGAAGCAACAGTAACAAAATTTTTGAGCGTTGActattgaaaatgaaatattgaGATGAGTTTAAGAGTTGAATTTCTCACCAAATATCTTGACAATAGTATCTAAAATTGAGTCAAGAAGTTCCTTCGCTGCAGCCTGCGCTTTGCCTCCAGGAGCCATAAGAGGCGAAACAGGGCTCACAGCTAGGTGAGTTCCTGAATTTGATATCCCATTTTGAGGTTTCTCTTTTGATAACCGGTAGGCCTCTGACTGTCCTTTGATTAAATGCAATCCAGCAGCTACACTTCGATCACCCTGACTACACGCGGACTTTGACAAATTTGTAGTCTCCAGATGGGCTTTAATCTTGGATATTATGATTTCATGAATTGTGGGTCGAAGTTTTTGGCTGCAAGCGAACACAAAATCATAACTAAGAAAAGTTCACAATTTCTAAGCCGGAATGTGCTAATTTCCATCAAGTGGAAAACTACTGTGCTGCATCGGTTATCCATTTATCTTTAAATTCAAGAATGATAAAGGTTCAGTCCCAAAAATTACACATATACATTTAGTATCTAGTGATGACATGGGTGACAAGTTAACTAAAGAAATGAGGCCATCTGCTAGCGATCTAACACTAACAGATATTAAAGGAGTTATTAATCTATAACTATATCCAGCtgtgaaacagaaacagtagCATTtataaaaccatttaaaaaaatgaaaataattagaaaGCCAACCATATGATAGCACCAGCAGCTGCAACTTTGCCAAGCATGCAGAGACACTGAACAAGGGTCTGTAGATACTTCACATGCAGTGGATCATCACTCTTTCTTACTGCTTCCTGAAACAGGAGAAAACACATATCATGACACTAATGAAATATGGGGAGAAATATGTTATAAGGCTGAATCACAGACACATACAATAAACTCATCAGGAGTGGAATCAGAAAGCCATGGAGGAAGTTGGTGAGAAAGCAATTTACTATCAGTGCCATTCCTGGCAGTATCTGCGGTGGATTCATCATGTTCTACggagtcttcttcatcatgtCCATCAAATGATGAACTACGAAACACAATGTGATAAAAGATACAAACATTAGCAAAGTCAAGGAATAGCAAAACATGTAAAGTATATTTCGTAAAACTAGAACAAAGGTTGTGTGGCTAGACAAAGCAACTTCTGCAATAATCAGTTTACAGTatagtttcttttatcaacAAATATTCTAATGAAAGAATTTACAAGGAGAATCTCCACATAATGATTAGGAAATGATGCAAGTATATTAATCTCAGTATTAATAATAGAGCAAGTGAAAGCCTCTATGGAGAACTACAACTAAACAGACAGTTACTAAACATTGATCACTCAGAATAAAGTTAACAATATACACGAAAAAATGTTCCTAATATCTCATGAAGAATACACTGAAGGGAAAGGATGCTATATCATACCTTTCATCATTAGAAGCGGTTCTATATGAACCATTTGTGAGCCCTCTAACACCAAACTGACTATCACCTTTCAGTGTCCGTGTTCTACGTGACAGTGGTTGTGAGCTCATTCGACTAGCTGCAACAGCTGTTGTCGTTGGTacttcatcatctctttcatATATGCTTGACGCAACTGAACTGCAGCATAAACATGGTCAAGAACAGAAGATTGTGCACTGAAAGAAGTGATGAGGCAAACAATCAAACAAGCAGGCCACTAGATCCGAGGATAAAAAGCAGCACAGCTTCTGAAATTTGCTTATAGAATTGCAAAAGAAACCTACCTGTATTCACCTCTATTGTATAGGTGTGCATGCAAATCATCTagaattttgaagaaaagggCTCCCCGCAACTTAGTTAGCTCAGATCTGACATCTTGAAGAGCACCAACCTAGGTTAACGTACCAAAATATCTATGAGTTCAACATACAAGTGAACAGTAGATCCCTTGGACAGAGATATTTCTAAAGTCCCAACAGAACTTCGATGATCCCAGATCCTCTTCAATGgatttattacaaaacaatCCTAGAGATCAAATTGATAAATGAATGGGAAGACCCACAATATTCCCATGACAATGCATTTGTTAAAATTGGCAGTAAGTAAATTACCGTTTGAAGCCCCTCACGCTCCAGCATTAGAGACGACTGGAGATACACTTGAATAGCAGCGTAAAACTGCTTATCAGCAATGAGCTTCTCAATACGAGATGGAACCTGTTCAAGGTTTCAAGAGGCAGGGTCACCATTTTCACATCAGAAAAGCAGTTTCTTTTAAGTAAgccaaaatgaaaaaaaagtaagtacATATATCGGGAGCATATCAACAAAAGTAACATCAGAGATACAGAGATGATGAATGAAGTATGAAACTTGATAGCAGCGCAGATACATAGCAAGCACTGTAAactcaaaataaacaaagaaatgttACAGCTAATCCAACCAACCTTGGCAATGCCCTCGATTTGATCCAAAAGTGAGATGATGTGCCGCAATGTAACAGAACGGTACCACAACTGATGTAATTGTTTATTGCGTGCACCCAAGCTCTGTTTCGCTTCTGCTAAATCGTGCTTCAAGTCGCCTATCTTTTCAGTGGACTCACTGAATAATCGCAAGATCTGATGAGGAATACATTGAAAGCAgagcaaaagaagagagataatCAAAACCAAGGTGTTCCACAAATGAAATTTTAGTAGATAAATTACAACAGAGGGTACtattccaaaaagaaaattctacaTGCAGAAACCATAGAAGCAGCCATAGTTAGTATCAATATTAGATTTGTTGTATCTTTGGCAAATGAAGCGTGCAATATGGAAGTCAATAAGCGGTAACAGAGGATGCTACTTTAGAATAACAGAACGAACTATCCAATAAAAAGGAAGAGCTAACAGATATTAGAAACCTGTGAATAGTTTTGAATGGCCTTGTTGAAACCACCATGATAAGCATGGACAACTTCATCAACAACCTCCTCGACAACATCACTTTGTTCCTTTAATATATGAATGTCAGCTTCACGGTCTTTTGATGTCAAAATATGAACAACATGTGGTAAAGAGTCAAATCGTGCAGCAGCCCAGCTCTCATCTATTCTTGCCAGCTCCTCCCTAAGGTACTGCAATAACCATCAACACTCAGGcacatatacacacacatgTACTCCAAAACCAAATACATAACCAAATCAAGAGTGGTGGTAATTCAGTCAATTTCTTGTCTAGCCATCGTACAACTTCTTACAATTAACTCCAACCCCGAAATGAagagatataagaaaaagaaccGTTATACTTAAATGTCCCTATAAATCCCCAAGGGGATGAAAGAACACCATAGAACAACACAATTCCTCATAAGCCCAAACTTCAGGTTTTCCAACTCAAGTAGGAGTCTACGAGTGAGGAAAGTGAACTTACAGTTTTATCCGAGGGTACAGGCAAACCATTGAAAATCCCCATGCTGGCGAACTCACTCCGATTGGCTTATTAGAGCCGAAATGAATGTTCCTCAGCACATTCCAATCAAAGCTCTCTGTAGCTGAAAGCAAAAGTCCAAAACCCCAAGACGAGTTAAACACATACACGAGCTAGAGACCGCGATATTACGCAGTTCAGTACACACAAAGAAGCTAGTGGACCCAACGGCGAACATAGAATTCAAGTCAGGAGAACAAAATGTGAACAATTCAATCATTACTCCTTCAGCGAAAGATCTGAGAATCATAATTCGAATTACATGAAAAATTCAACTGATGACGAGACTATCGGCgtatacaaaaattaatcaaacacTACGTCTGGAAGTAGATCTAGAGAGAAAAGAATATCGAGAAACAAATTCGATTTCAGCTGCGAATCTTACCTGGGATACGAATCCACGCTAGAATCTGATCAACACGTTCCCGATCACGAAGAGAAAAGCTAAATCTCgagaaaatggagaagacgaagaagaaaaggtaaaaatctATACGATACGCGTTTGTTTTATTCTCCttccaatttcttcttctaattttccagacttttcttctctctctatttttttttctttttctgttttactttttccttgttttctgttttttcccaaataataatttaaaaatcgTGGGAAACTAAATCATCAAAAAGCTCTTCaattaaataaagataaaGTTAATCCAGTAACCAAACaatccttttcttcttcctcttctcatcGATCACTCTCCTGCAGTTTCTACGGCGACGGAAACGATGAATCCACCGGATAATTATGTTCCGTCTGTTTCTCACTCTCAATTCTctactcctcctcctccacagTCGAGCTCAAACACCAATACCGAAACAAGTTTGAATCCATTTCCGAATTCGATCTCTACCTCAATCTCTAACCCTAGTTTTGAGCAGATGGTCTCATTCTCCGCACCAAAGAAACGAAGGAGAGGACGTTCTCAGCGCTCAATGTCTTCGCTTAATTCCCTTCCCGTCCCTAACGTAGGTCTTCTTCCTGGTAACAGTAATTTCGTGtcatcttcagcttcttcttccggtAGATTTAACGTAGAGGTCGTCAATGGATCAAACCAGACTGTGAAAAGTTATCCTGGGATTGGTGATGAGATCATTACGATTAACAAGGAAGCTACCACTGAAGCTTTGCTTGCTCTCACTGCTGGGTTTCCTGCTGATTCGCTTACCGAGGAAGAGATTGAATTCGGTGTGGTGCCTATTGTTGGAGGCATTGAACAAGTCAATTACATTTTGATTAGGAACCACATTATATCCAAATGGCGAGAAAATATATCTAGTTGGGTCACAAAGGAGATGTTTCTTAATTCGATTCCTAAACATTGTAGTAGTCTCTTAGATTCGGCTTATAATTACTTGGTTACACATGGATATATCAATTTTGGAATAGCACAGGCGATTAAAGATAAGTTTCCTGCTCAGTCAAGCAAGTCTAGTGTGATTATAGTTGGTGCTGGTTTATCTGGGTTGGCTGCAGCTAGGCAACTGATGAGGTTTGGCTTCAAAGTCACGGTTTTGGAGGGTAGGAAACGACCCGGTGGACGGGTTTATACCAAAAAGATGGAAGCTAATAGGGTAGGTGCTGCAGCGGATTTAGGTGGGAGTGTTTTGACTGGAACATTAGGAAATCCTTTAGGGATTATAGCGAGACAGCTTGGTTCTTCTCTCTATAAGGTACGAGACAAGTGTCCTCTTTATAGGGTGGATGGTAAGCCGGTTGATCCAGATGTGGATATAAAGGTTGAGGTAGCGTTTAACCAGCTTCTAGACAAGGCAAGTAAACTTAGGCAGTTGATGGGTGATGTTTCCATGGATGTCTCCCTTGGGGCAGCACTCGAGACATTCAGGCAGGTTTCTGGGAATGATGTGGCCACCGAGGAGATGGGTTTGTTTAACTGGCATCTTGCTAACTTGGAGTATGCAAATGCGGGCCTAGTATCAAAGCTTTCTCTTGCATTCTGGGATCAAGATGACCCATATGATATGGGTGGAGATCACTGCTTTCTGCCTGGAGGAAATGGAAGGCTGGTTCAGGCTTTGGCTGAAAATGTACCAATATTATATGAGAAGACCGTCCAAACAATCAGATATGGTTCAAATGGTGTCAAGGTAACTGCTGGAAATCAAGTGTATGAGGGTGATATGGTGCTGTGTACAGTTCCCCTTGGTGTCCTTAAGAACGGATCCATCAAATTTGTTCCCGAATTACCTCAGAGAAAGCTTGATTGTATAAAGAGATTAGGTTTTGGGTTACTGAATAAAGTTGCAATGCTCTTTCCGTATGTATTTTGGAGCACAGATCTCGATACCTTTGGGCATCTTACTGAGGATCCGAACTATCGAGGTGAATTCTTTCTGTTCTATAGCTACGCACCGGTTGCTGGTGGTGCTCTCTTGATCGCGTTGGTTGCGGGAGAAGCTGCTCATAAGTTTGAGACAATGCCACCCACTGACGCAGTGACTCGTGTTCTTCATATTCTTAGGGGTAATAGATTTCACTATCTATTGATTGTCATTTAAttgaatttcaatttttacCTGTCAATATCAATCTTCAAGAATTATTAGTTGAGGATTTGTATTCCAGATTTGTTAAAGTTGATGCTAGCGTCTGACGCAAGTTCCATTTTAATGAATATCAGGTATTTATGAACCTCAAGGAATAAATGTCCCTGATCCACTTCAAACGGTCTGCACCAGATGGGGTGGGGATCCATTCAGTTTAGGATCTTACTCTAATGTTGCAGTGGGAGCTTCAGGCGATGATTACGATATATTAGCAGAAAGTGTGGGAGATGGAAGGCTTTTCTTTGCCGGAGAAGCCACAACAAGGCGATACCCTGCAACCATGCATGGAGCTTTTGTTACTGGTCTGCGAGAAGCTGCAAACATGGCTCAATCTGCAAAGGCCCGAGGCATAAGGAAAAGAATCGATAGGAACCCATCAAGGAATGCTCATTCCTGTGCCATTCTTCTTGCAGATTTATTTAGGGACCCTGATCTGGAATTTGGGAGTTTTTGCATAATCTTTAGTAGGAGGAATCCAGACCCAAAATCTCCTGCTATTTTGAGGGTAACTCTAAGCGAGCCTCGTAAGAGAAACGAGGACCCAAAAGCAGATCAGCACTCAAACAAGATACTGTTTCAGCAGCTTCAGTCTCATTTCAACCAGCAGCAACAGATTCAGGTGTATACATTATTAACTAGACAACAGGCTCTTGACCTGAGAGAAGTCAGAGGTGGTGATGAAAAGAGACTATACTATCTCTGTGAGACACTTGGAGTGAAACTGGTGGGGAGAAAAGGTCTTGGTGTTGGAGCTGATTCAGTCATTGCTTCTATTAAAGCCGAGCGAACTGGTCGCAAGCTACCATCATCATCTACCTCAGGCACAAAATCTGGTTAGGCTCCGTAATTTCCTGATTTGATTACTCCTTACTTACCGGATAGAACCAGTAGCAACATCTCTAACTTCTTCTATATTGAGTAGGTATATTAAAAGCAAAATCCGGTGCATTGAAGCGGAAGATGATCAGGTTTGCTACGAAATCATATGTGCAATAATTTCTCTCACttatcaaaaacaacattacAGAGAACCTTTCTGTTGCACAGAAGGATTAAAGGACCGTTGCCGCTGAAGCAAAGTAATAACAATGGCGTCTCAGAGAGTATAAAATCAGAGTCTTTAGGTAATGGCAAATCCTtagagcaacaacaacaacctaGAATAGTAGAGTCGATAGGAGGAGGTAGCAGCATGCAAGGGGAAAGCAAGTCTTTGAGCACAGGAGTTGCATCTAGTTCTGGTATTCATTTTTCGTAACTTCTTTGTTCCTTTTGAAATTCTGATCATTTACATCGATAATAACTCACACGTAGGTGGTTCCTTACATGTTGGTGGTGAGACGATGAAAAAGATTGAACAATGACTTTTGGAGAATCCCTGTTTGATACAACATCTGTAGTTCACAAAATTTGTACTTCATAATCCATTTCTATTGTAACAACTAACAAATTtaagttataaattttttcCTAATGATAATTTGTCTGGTATGTTTCCAGACTTTTTATTTGcaaatgtaaaaagaaaatatttgattttttcttgcttcattacatcgaattttttttgtttgttctttaccaatataaatacaaataccCTTTGAAAGCTCAGCTTTCAAAACTGGAacacaaaaattgaaattaagtggaaatgaagaagaggaagattcATCATAGCGACGACGAAGAGGACGACACTTTCTACTATCGCTATTCCTCCGTCGCGGCACCACCACCTTCGAACCCTAAACACCAACCTTCTTCCTCCGCCAAATCATCAGCTCCCGGCGGCGGATCTGGCGGCTTAGCTCCTTCAAAATCAACACTCTACGTCTCCAATCTCGATTTCTCCCTCACCAATTCCGACATCCACACTCTATTCTCCACTTTCGGCAAGGTCGCGAGAGTCACTGTTCTCAAAGATCGCCACACTCGCCAATCTCGTGGCGTCGCGTTCGTGCTCTACGTCTCTCGTGAAGACGCGGCTAAAGCGGCGCGTTCTATGGACGCCAAGATTCTTAATGGTCGGAAACTGACGGTTTCGATCGCCGCTGATAATGGACGTGCGTCGGAGTTTATTAAGAAGAGAGTTTACAAGGATAAATCGAGGTGTTACGAGTGTGGAGACGAAGGGCATCTTTCGTACGAGTGCCCTAAAAATCAGTTAGGTCCAAGGGAGAGACCACCGCCGCCGAAGAAAAGGGGGCGGCGGAAGGAGGAGGAAGGTGAGGCTGAGGAAATTAGTTGGTCTGCGGCGGCGCCTTCGTTGGCTGTGGCGGAGGAGGAATTTGAGGAGGAGAATTGGGCTTCGGTGGTGGATAATGAAGCTGGAGAGAGgttgagaaaaagagaagcagaggaagaagaagagaggaggatgaagagaaaggagaagaaagttagCTACTTTAGTGAtgagagtgatgatgaagattaGCTTCTTAGATTCATTTTATGGTTTGTGAATactgaaagagagagattgatcAAAGTTCAGGAACAATTACAATCTTCTGGTTTCGTCTTCGTATGTGATCATGTTTGATGACTCTGGTTGTTCTGTCTTGAGTGATATAGTTCTTGGTTTGAAGATTACATTGTTGTTCATCAATGCATTTTAGCTCTTGATTTTTATGAGTTCTTAACAGTCCATTGTATCTCTGCAACTTATTGAGTTTATGTAtagtaaaatcattttttcaggTATGTGAATTGTGAAACAACACCAAtcagagaaaaaagagattgatttggtttcgtCTTCATTTTACATTTGTTTGATGACTGGATATGTCCAAGTGAAGTTACATTTTGACTCATATAACTTGTGTAAGTTCTTAATTTCTGATTGCATTCTTGTGCAGCtcacttttttatttgaagaCTGCACTGTTGTACAATATACTTTGGGTAATGCACAAAGTCTTAAGAGTCTTGTTGCAGAAACCTGAAGAATTTTAAAGCTGTCCTGCTGTCTTCCTCACTCAAAACTTTCAGCTGGAACTGCTCCCGGTCTGCGTAGAGAACAAGTGTTTCATTATTTATGCATAGATTTAAGACCATAGGTGACTTTGGTGCAACATTTTTAAGATTGACTAACCAGTAACTCATGATCTCCCATGATTTCTTCAGTTAACTCAAAGATAGGTTTATCAGCACTGTTCGGAACCATAGCTGCAAACACAACTGGTTCCAGCCCTGCATTTGATCCACCACTTTTTAAAATGACATGCATTAAAGTCTCCCttttattgtttcattttgaatttgtattgTAGGTACCAGTTTCTGGGAATGCATCAAtgaacatcatcatctcctctCCTGTCAAACCAGATAAGAAGCAGATCCGAGGCAGTGATTCCGCGATCTGCACAGCGGATTTACGtaagaaacaagacaaaagaacCTGAATGTGGAATTGAAACGCCACTTACTTTCACTCTCTTCAGGTCAGGCTGTTTTGTGGTAACTGCTTCCCATAACGAACGCTTGATCATATCGTCTGTACAGAACACAATCTGGGGTCCAAACAGCAACATAAGGTTTTATGAAATCTGCAAAAGTTTTAGGATCATGCAAGagtcagagagagagagaagtcaGATAACCTCCATGAATTCGCCATCGAGTTCCTTGAGAAGTTCTTGTATCTGCATTACAAGATGATGGATTAATCCAAAGACTCAAAAAAGCTTTGGAAGTTTGATATCCATCTAATGTATATATCACCTTTTGTGCTTCATGAAGTTGAAGGCCAAGCAACAGCAAAACCtgcaaaaaaagattgaatcaaAGTGTTTGTCATCATCACAGACTATCTATCAACACTCAACAGTATACAAAGTTGAAAGGGACAAATAAACTGACTGGAGGGCCGAATCGAGGATCTTGAGGATCTAAAGGTACAAACTTGGAATCTTCCTCAAGTGTCTTTGGAATCTCTTGAGCTGAATTTCTAACACATAGCTTTTGCTTCTTGAGCTTTGTGTTTGTGTGGTGAGATTTACTCTTTGTCCATAACAAAGAAGACGTAACTAGCCCAAAGATGCGAGAAGAGCTTCCTAAGTACGtatatgaagatgatgaagaagttggCTTTGAGATTGCAGACCCCAACGAAGAAATCGACATTGCTCCTTGTCTCCTAATCTCATCTCTATCTTGCTTGTTAGATAAAATCGTTCATGTAGCCAATCATGTTTTGCCATGTGTCATGTAC from Arabidopsis thaliana chromosome 3, partial sequence includes these protein-coding regions:
- the SEC8 gene encoding subunit of exocyst complex 8 (subunit of exocyst complex 8 (SEC8); INVOLVED IN: pollen germination, mucilage biosynthetic process involved in seed coat development, pollen tube growth; LOCATED IN: cytosol, plasma membrane, exocyst; EXPRESSED IN: 25 plant structures; EXPRESSED DURING: 13 growth stages; CONTAINS InterPro DOMAIN/s: Sec8 exocyst complex component specific domain (InterPro:IPR007191); Has 454 Blast hits to 346 proteins in 158 species: Archae - 0; Bacteria - 0; Metazoa - 232; Fungi - 133; Plants - 50; Viruses - 0; Other Eukaryotes - 39 (source: NCBI BLink).); this encodes MGIFNGLPVPSDKTYLREELARIDESWAAARFDSLPHVVHILTSKDREADIHILKEQSDVVEEVVDEVVHAYHGGFNKAIQNYSQILRLFSESTEKIGDLKHDLAEAKQSLGARNKQLHQLWYRSVTLRHIISLLDQIEGIAKVPSRIEKLIADKQFYAAIQVYLQSSLMLEREGLQTVGALQDVRSELTKLRGALFFKILDDLHAHLYNRGEYSSVASSIYERDDEVPTTTAVAASRMSSQPLSRRTRTLKGDSQFGVRGLTNGSYRTASNDESSSFDGHDEEDSVEHDESTADTARNGTDSKLLSHQLPPWLSDSTPDEFIEAVRKSDDPLHVKYLQTLVQCLCMLGKVAAAGAIICQKLRPTIHEIIISKIKAHLETTNLSKSACSQGDRSVAAGLHLIKGQSEAYRLSKEKPQNGISNSGTHLAVSPVSPLMAPGGKAQAAAKELLDSILDTIVKIFENHVVIGELLEMKASQHDINTPRSLPTDVNWNTESEASQATGGYTISFPLTVLQSECQQLICEILRATPEAASADAAAQTAKLAKKAPKKDKRDAPEDGLTFTFRFTDATVSISNQGADLIRQGWGKRAPNASLEGYGSAAVLPEQGIYLAASIYRPVLQFTDKITSMLPKKHSQLVNDGLLTFTENFVKDHLLPTMFVDYRKGVQQAISSAAAFRPRAHTTTYTATVEKGRPILQGLLAIDLLAKEVLGWAQAMPKFATDLVKYVQTFLERTFERCRTSYMEAVLEKLSYMLIGRHDIEKLMRLDAASACLPSTLGHAVSHSEAVGTEVELSDLFLSLRPIKQDNLIRDDNKLILLASLSDSLEYVADSIERLGQAVPRVASQAEGNSRNQAASPRNLASFADEYRKLATDCLKVLRVEMQLETVFHLQEMTNREYLEDEDAEEPDDFVISLTSQITRREEGMAPFISGEKRNYVFGGISGIAANASIKALADMRSINLFGVQQICRNTIAVEQAMAAIPYIDGETVQQNLDRVRTYFELLNMPFEALLAFIAEHDQMFTPTEYSNLLKVNVPGRDTPSDAQSRLLEILSH
- the SEC8 gene encoding subunit of exocyst complex 8, which codes for MGIFNGLPVPSDKTYLREELARIDESWAAARFDSLPHVVHILTSKDREADIHILKEQSDVVEEVVDEVVHAYHGGFNKAIQNYSQILRLFSESTEKIGDLKHDLAEAKQSLGARNKQLHQLWYRSVTLRHIISLLDQIEGIAKVPSRIEKLIADKQFYAAIQVYLQSSLMLEREGLQTVGALQDVRSELTKLRGALFFKILDDLHAHLYNRGEYSSVASSIYERDDEVPTTTAVAASRMSSQPLSRRTRTLKGDSQFGVRGLTNGSYRTASNDESSSFDGHDEEDSVEHDESTADTARNGTDSKLLSHQLPPWLSDSTPDEFIEAVRKSDDPLHVKYLQTLVQCLCMLGKVAAAGAIICQKLRPTIHEIIISKIKAHLETTNLSKSACSQGDRSVAAGLHLIKGQSEAYRLSKEKPQNGISNSGTHLAVSPVSPLMAPGGKAQAAAKELLDSILDTIVKIFENHVVIGELLEMKASQHDINTPRSLPTDVNWNTESEASQATGGYTISFPLTVLQSECQQLICEILRATPEAASADAAAQTAKLAKKAPKKDKRDAPEDGLTFTFRFTDATVSISNQGADLIRQGWGKRAPNASLEGYGSAAVLPEQGIYLAASIYRPVLQFTDKITSMLPKKHSQLVNDGLLTFTENFVKDHLLPTMFVDYRKGVQQAISSAAAFRPRAHTTTYTATVEKGRPILQGLLAIDLLAKEVLGWAQAMPKFATDLVKYVQTFLERTFERCRTSYMEAVLEKLSYMLIGRHDIEKLMRLDAASACLPSTLGHAVSHSEAVGTEVELSDLFLSLRPIKQDNLIRDDNKLILLASLSDSLEYVADSIERLGQAVPRVASQAEGNSRNQAASPRNLASFADEYRKLATDCLKVLRVEMQLETVFHLQEMTNREYLEDEDAEEPDDFVISLTSQITRREEGMAPFISGEKRNYVFGGISGIAANASIKALADMRSINLFGVQQICRNTIAVEQAMAAIPYIDGETVQQNLDRVRTYFELLNMPFEALLAFIAEHDQMFTPTESASQLYFR